TGAGGATATGATGCTGACACCTACAGGAACATAGGTATGaatgtaaatacattttattagtCTGTAATTCTTTCTGAATGTGTTTTTTAATAAGGCATCTGTTTCCTCTGTGAATAATCTGCAATGCTAGCAGACACATAACAATTAATAACCAATAACAGTGGAGTTTCCAGCAATCCAGTTTAATATTTCTTCATATGTCTGTGTTTATACATCAAATAAGCTTCCAACAAAAAAGTAATATACAATTCAAGAAAATACCCAAAGCTATTACAGTTGTGGCTTCATCTTTGTTGATTTACAATTGTATACAAGGTTGTCTTATTTGCCATACCCAATGAAggttaaataatttatttacagcTCAGCTAGTGTCTTCCTTTCACTATGCAATTGCAACATCTCCTTTTTGCTATTTATATTCCTTGTAACAAGAGCACACTCTTAGCTGCCACTTACAGATAAATTTAAGAGGTGAACTGAAACAAGGCAAGATTCTCACTCTCAATCACAAACATACCTCTGAAACCCCATTTTCAGGTATAACTGAAAGAAGATTCCAGCACCTCATGAAACATTATCACCATTATACTCATAGTCAATGTTTTAAGGTACCTCCACTGGGATTAACATTCCCATTAATATCAGAGGGAGGTTCATGCAAGCTGCAGGCAGTATAATTTTAAGTTCCAGCACACAAAAGGTACAATCCTGGTGCTAAAGATGCACCTTACTTATACTGTTAGGGACCTCCAAAGCAAACGAACACACAATGTATGCTATATTTCTACATGTGTGGAGAATCTTTTACAGTTCTTACACAAGAGATTAAGttaggaaggggaaaaaatacaattttatcaTAATACACAAACTGTTTTACAGAACTGTTGAATAATTTGTGTTGAAAGGGACCCGGGGAGGTCATTTGTTCTGAATCATTCAAAGCAGGGCCAACTTCAAAGTTAGAGACAGCTTTCAACTTAGAGCAGATTGTTCGGGGTTGTGTCCAGCCAAGTTCTTAATATCTCCAGTGATGGCACAACCACTGGGCACCTGTTCCCATGTTTGGCCACccttatagtaaaaaaaattctcctaaTATCTGATCAGGACTTCCACCTTGAATGTATAATCTGAAGCCCATTGAGTCAGTCATAGTCCCTCTATTGACAACAGTTTTGGAGCATCCCAAATATAACATCCCAAATATAATATCTAAATATAACAGGGTTATTCTTTCAGCTTGTGAGAAGAAGCTATTTTTCCAAGCTTTTTTCTGACATCCAGTCAGTAGGCTACCACTGCTTGAAATATTTGCTATTTGCATGTCTTATATCTCAGTGCAAGATATGCACAGTCCATTGGCATCAATAAATGAATGCCACAGTTGCACTTCCTTCATCTGTGATAAATCCACAATTTTACACATTGTACACCTGTTGCAAAACAGCATGTTCATGACAGCATGACTAGATGCAAATTACTCACACAAAGCTGATGTGGGTTTTACCTTAGAATTCTTTCAACAAAGATAAAAATTGTTTGCCTGAGGAGCAAAAATATGGACTATTTTAAACTACATGCACCTgaatttttgaaatgttttttgtgaGTGCCTGCTACCCCTTCTTATCATCACTTTTGGTTTTTATCTCCCACCTTGAAAGATTCAATGTAGAGTAGATCTTCCTTCAGTAACAAAAGCTAGCTGAAACACTTTTCTAATGCCTATATAAAGTCATTCACTCAGTCagtcttttcttttccactaaACATTACACAGCTATCTAGAGGCCATGTAGCCATGAATTTCCTGGCCCTGgggaatgaagaaaacagacaaactAGAACCACCTCAGTGTTCATATTTAGCCTTTAAAATCTACCTCTGTTACATCCCACCCCTTGGTGACAAGAACACTTATAGTCAGATACCACAAAGGGTTGTGTCACACCTGGAAAATCTTGTGGTAACACTGTCCTCTTACATAAAAGTTATTATATGACAGTAACAGCCATGACTGAAATACAAGACTGCTGGTATGTGCATCTATATGATAGGTCATAACTGTTGAGTGAGGTATGTGAACCCTGATAATCAGATACTTCTCTTACTATATGTCTTCAGAAGGAAATGGCAAAAAACCTGTTAATTCTGGTCATCAGAACAAGCCATGCTCTATTTAGAGAGACAAAGAACATCAAGAGAAACAAACACTGCGAGGCTAATGGGCTTGTTTGCATGGCAGGTCCCACCTGTTGcatttaacagaaagaaaaagaaggcttTCCCTGCATAATCCTCTTATAAGATCCATTTTTCAGTAGGGTAAATACAATTCAAATATACTTTCTCCTCATGATACAGACGCATTGAGTAACTCCTACCACCCACGTGGGAGAGGTCCAGGGAGGGATGGgtaaaattgcatttaaaaatcgGTTTCTGATTGCCGCAGAAATCATGACAGCTGAATGAAGAAAGTTGTTCCATGGGCATTTCAGCAGAATTACAAGATGCAGCACGATGTAGCATTTCCATTCTCTtccctggtttggttttgttttcttaatatttgtTTGATAACCCACAGACTGTTCTCAGGCTATAGCAAcatattatttctttgaaagtCTTTCTCATTTCCTGGCTACGAAAGGCATAAATCAAGGGATCAATCACTGAGTTGCACATAATAAGAATGAGGTACATGTTGAAGTGAGACATGAAGCAAACACAGTAGAGGTTTTGAGGGCAGGAGATCATCAGGATGAGATGAAGGAAGAATGGAGCCCAGCAAACAATGAAGATACCAAGAAGCATAGTCAGAGTGATGGCTCCTTTCATGCTGGTTCTTTGACGGACAGAGTTGTACCCTGGCAAAGCAGCTATTTTCTTCACGTGAGTACGAGCCAGGAGGAACATATGGATGTACAGTGAGACCATGAGAAGCAGCATGGTAAAAAACATAGTGATGAGACAAATGATCACAGAAGTGGATTCATAATAAAGAATGAAGATGATGCCACAGCCCGTGCAAAAGGTCCAGATGCATGCAATAATAAGCCCGGACCTTTTTACTGTCATGATGTTGTGGTAACGCAGGGCATAGAAAATAGTGATGTACCTGTCCACTGCTATAGCCAGCAAACTGCACATAGAAGCTACCACAGATATGCAGATCATTGAATCAAAGACATTGTCTATATGACGGACAAACACATCTTCTATAATTATGTGCCTATTGTTTATTAAGTATATTGTTATGGTCTCCCAAGCATTGGACACACTAACCAGCATGTCAGCCACTGCTaaactgcaaacaaaaaaatacattggtGAATGCAAGTTCTTGTTCTTAACGATCGCAATTATAACTAAGATATTTTCAAGGAGGCTTATGATGCCCAGAATTAGGAACACCTCAGCAGCAATGACCACTTGCTCACATGGTGATGACTTGCTCTTGACAGTAGGCACGGTAAAGTTGCTGCCAAAGGCACTCAGATTTAGTTCAGAAACACACAGCTGGGAGGAGATGTTCATCTCTGGAAGTAAATACCTTCTGTTCTTTCTGAGGGACTTGCCAAGGAGGGCAGTAAATGCATTTTCCGAAAGGCAAAAGACCCTGccaaaagaaatacagcatgACGAGAACAGGCAGAAGTTGGCAAAACAAATATCACccatttctatttattttggcTGGTACACATACATTTTCCACACTATATTCCTCTACTGACTCTATATTAATCTCCAGTTGACTCAGAGTCTTTCTACCCACCCTTACAGGGAAATTATAACCCCAGACTAATGAAGAGATTCATGTACTCTTCAGTCAtagctttgtttattttatttggttgCCTAGAAGGGAGCAAAATGTCCTGGAAAGTCTGCTGAACACAGAACAGGAAACAGTTTTCAGAGTTTCAATTCTGAGAGCCCAGAAATCCAGGAGGATATAGTATTAGGCTCACTTGAATACAATATATATGCTTGAAGTATTACCACAAAGAAGAATTGAACATTTGCAGTAAAATACTTAAATGCTTTCCTGGCCTTTGTACTTCTTAATTTTGCATTAATTCTGTTATAAACAGCTTATCTGTGCAATACTAACATACTCACTCAAGAATATTAAACCCCTAACGAAGGCAAATCCATACATTTCAGGATAGAATAAGGCTACATGATCAGTATGGGTGGAATTCTGTCATAAAAACAGATTTCTATAATCTAGATCATGAGTATTTcattcagtgctttttttggTAATGAGAATATTCTGGTCAAGTTGCAATCTGTTGTATTCCTTACAAGGGGAATGCTTTAAGCTGATTGTCAATGACTTGTTGCAAATAAAATTCAAAGCTTAGCAATCTaaatcattttcattttttaaaagtgaccTTTTGTATGCAATCAAGAATTAACTGTACCTATTtaccagagctgctccttcagctgctcttccttctcATCACCTGCAACATTTCCTCCTCCAGAAGGCAGAAGTTTCAGCCCCCCTCCTCACCCGACATCTGGGGACTCCTTGGTCCGAATGGATGACAAAAATAGAGGAAAAGGAATGAGTAAATCCATAGAGTCAAGGCTGGTCACGTATAAATTACTCACTGTGCAACTGCCTTTTTATAGACTCCAAGCAATAATGACTTCAGTACTCAAATCCTggctcctcctccccttcctcgTCCCGCTCAACTTCTCTTCAGAGATTTTATTagcagaggtttgggtttttaccACCATCTAGTGGTCTTGTCTCTCTAAAGGAACTAGAATTCAGTAtcaactttttaaattattagaGGGGGAAACGACCTAAGCATGCTCCTTtcaaaaaatattgttttgtgtttgttttctctgctgttgctAATTCTGACTGGCAATAAATTCACTACTGCTAGAACACTCCAAAAGAGGTGAGGGCAGAAGATGGTTACTGAAGTGAGTACTTTTATACATCACTTTTATAAAGTATTTCACAGTTATAATTCTGAAAGAGTAAGAAACACACTGGTATAAAGCTTGGAAAATGTACAGGCCAGCCTGTCACACCACTAGTGGAAAGTATAACCCAGGTAATCTGTgtggaaaagtagaaaaaataaagagtagTGTTTTGGTGCCCTTGTTGGAATAAAGATTTTCATGCTGATTTGGAAGTACACACCATGCTTGGGACCCCCTGGCCAGGGCTTCCTGAGGCAGATGTGAAATCCTCAGTTTTTAAAGGGTCTAAAAGCTGGCAAATTCAGGGCTCGGCATTACAATGGCTGAAGTCCCCCTGTGGGTCCAGCAGTCAGGAAGGCCACTCTGCTTCTGGGCCTTTCCCTAAAGGTGGCAAAATCAGGGAGGAGTCTTTTCTTTAGTAAATGtgctcttcctctgcctgcagacaGGGCTGCAAAGCACACACCTTCCTGACACTACCAAATACCCTTTATGTTACCCACTAACCAGCCCAGTACCACACAGGATCTGCAGTTAGCTTGAGATAAaatgtctctgcttttccaaatCACCACCTTTTCACAAATAAAGGGGTTAGGTTTTTATCATGGCATATAACAGCTTCAGATGCTTACTTTTAATTTATGGCTTTCTTCTTACAGAAACGCCACCAACAAACTTTATTGTTATATCCTGGGCTACTTTTAAGTTTTCAGTCTCCAAATAGAGGTTATTGTTATAATGCAGCTAAATCCATATTTCTAATAATTAAATTTCATGAAGCTTCCTCTACTGGTACTGCTAGCTTCATTTTAGGgacacttaaagaaaaatagtcCCTGTGCTGAAGGAGTCAGTGAAAAGCCTTTTTATTCGACTAAAATGGCTCCACTAGCATCACTCATTTATAGTCTGGAGATGAACTTTGTATGCCCCTTCTCCCCATTAGAGGAAAGAGAATTTAGGCTATCACAAAAGTGACATAGAAAATATATGCTCAAGCGTAGCTGTTAGATCTGAGCAGATAACATCAGCTGGTGAGCATTAATGCTCCCTGCTGTATCTAATCACCTGCTTGCCAAATCTGAGCTCATAGTTCTTCTGTAtgaccaaaataaaataatagggGATGCCCATCTGCAGTTCTCTTTCTGTTGTGTAATATTCAGCAAGTTTTAGCCCTCCTAAGCTATCTCTGGGTAAAAATTCCTAATCATATTTGGTTATTTTCTGCATAGTTTTTGATTTTCCTACAGTAGACCCTAGAAATAGTATACTAAGAGTAAAATGTAACTTCTTTCACTGTTGCAATATCTGCCAATAACTGAGAAGTCATCGTGGTTTTTCCACTTCCAGTTATTTCCCTTCCAGTATCCTCCTTTTTTATTACACTTCCTCTTAAAATTCTGTTCATCTTCCTGCTTATATTCCTCTGGATATTCAGTTTAATAAAGTTCTTTGCAGCCCAGCTTAGCTCCCTGTACAAAAGTTCT
This DNA window, taken from Calypte anna isolate BGI_N300 chromosome 2, bCalAnn1_v1.p, whole genome shotgun sequence, encodes the following:
- the MC5R gene encoding LOW QUALITY PROTEIN: melanocortin receptor 5 (The sequence of the model RefSeq protein was modified relative to this genomic sequence to represent the inferred CDS: deleted 2 bases in 1 codon), which encodes MSGEEGLKLLPSGGGNVAGDEKEEQLKEQLWVFCLSENAFTALLGKSLRKNRRYLLPEMNISSQLCVSELNLSAFGSNFTVPTVKSKSSPCEQVVIAAEVFLILGIISLLENILVIIAIVKNKNLHSPMYFFVCSLAVADMLVSVSNAWETITIYLINNRHIIIEDVFVRHIDNVFDSMICISVVASMCSLLAIAVDRYITIFYALRYHNIMTVKRSGLIIACIWTFCTGCGIIFILYYESTSVIICLITMFFTMLLLMVSLYIHMFLLARTHVKKIAALPGYNSVRQRTSMKGAITLTMLLGIFIVCWAPFFLHLILMISCPQNLYCVCFMSHFNMYLILIMCNSVIDPLIYAFRSQEMRKTFKEIICCYSLRTVCGLSNKY